The proteins below are encoded in one region of Streptomyces cyanogenus:
- a CDS encoding FadR/GntR family transcriptional regulator: protein MAEPSAAWEPVPRSRTFELVLARIEDQILAGNLSVGDRLPPERELVELLGVSRAAVREALRILEAQGVLRSRVGTGPDSGSVITAMPSDGLTQLLRLHMALANFPLDDVVEARATLERSSARLAAGHASQEDLARIREPLIRMDDEALTRELFNDHDTAFHVAIAEAGGNRLMADMTVAVRNAVRRTLLTAFHRIADWEPIAARLRADHHAIYDAIAAGDVERAGDLVEQHIRGFHDDVVRKALSMPEAGAAATGTETGPA, encoded by the coding sequence ATGGCGGAGCCGAGTGCGGCCTGGGAGCCGGTACCGCGTTCCCGCACTTTCGAGCTCGTGCTGGCCCGGATCGAGGACCAGATCCTGGCGGGCAACCTGAGCGTCGGCGACCGGCTGCCGCCGGAGCGTGAGCTCGTCGAGCTGCTCGGAGTGAGCCGGGCGGCCGTCCGGGAGGCCCTGCGGATCCTGGAGGCGCAGGGGGTACTGCGCTCCCGCGTGGGCACCGGGCCGGATTCCGGCAGCGTGATCACCGCCATGCCGAGCGACGGCCTCACCCAGTTGCTCCGCCTGCACATGGCGCTGGCGAACTTCCCCCTCGACGACGTGGTGGAGGCCCGCGCCACGCTCGAACGCTCCAGCGCCCGTCTCGCCGCCGGCCACGCCAGCCAGGAGGACCTCGCCCGGATCCGGGAACCGCTCATCCGCATGGACGACGAGGCCCTGACCCGCGAGCTGTTCAACGACCACGACACCGCTTTCCACGTCGCCATCGCCGAGGCCGGGGGCAACCGGCTGATGGCGGACATGACCGTCGCCGTCCGCAACGCCGTACGGCGCACCCTGCTCACCGCGTTCCACAGGATCGCCGACTGGGAGCCGATCGCCGCCCGGCTGCGGGCGGACCACCACGCGATCTACGACGCCATCGCGGCGGGCGACGTGGAGCGCGCCGGTGACCTGGTGGAGCAGCACATCCGCGGCTTCCACGACGATGTCGTCCGCAAGGCCCTGAGCATGCCGGAGGCCGGGGCCGCGGCGACCGGGACGGAGACGGGGCCGGCCTGA